From a region of the Narcine bancroftii isolate sNarBan1 chromosome 5, sNarBan1.hap1, whole genome shotgun sequence genome:
- the mrpl55 gene encoding large ribosomal subunit protein mL55 isoform X1, whose translation MAAAWSAKLRWVATSLQLSASERLLLFICPWHSLSKRNNSNRTSVVRFGRQAYARQYPVLLVRPDGSSINIRYKEPKKIITMPVDISLLPEAERKARMRKHDPKKVKINEEKFEDEFKVEDYSKFWKKK comes from the exons TTCCTTACAGCTAAGTGCGTCTGAAAGACTGCTTCTTTTCATATGTCCTTGGCACAGTCTGTCCAAACGAAATAATTCCAATAGAACTTCGGTAGTCCGCTTTGGAAGGCAGGCCTACGCCAGGCAGTATCCTGTTCTGCTGGTTCGACCTGATGGATCTTCAATCAATATCCGATACAAAGAGCCCAAAAAAATCATTACT ATGCCAGTGGATATTTCTCTTCTACCAGAAGCTGAACGGAAAGCAAGAATGCGCAAACATGACCCcaaaaaagtcaaaataaatgAGGAAAAATTTGAAGATGAATTTAAGGTTGAAGATTACAGCAAATTCTGGAAGAAAAAATaa